The sequence below is a genomic window from Lolium perenne isolate Kyuss_39 chromosome 7, Kyuss_2.0, whole genome shotgun sequence.
CCTTGGGTTGCTacagctgctgctcctcctcctacCACCTTCCCTCCGTGATTACCTGGGTGCGGGGCCGAGTGACCGCGGAGTTGATCAGCAGCTCCAAGTCTACCACCCCATAATTTTGCAAGGTGGCTTCGGCTGCCCCAACCTGGAGGCGCGGCTCACCGACGCCTACACTCCGTCGCTACCGCGCTGCGGTGCGCTCAAGGGGAAAGGATGGTTCCCGCTATGGAATGGCACAGGGGACCTGCTCAACCACCACTACATGCGGTGCTTCGAGGAGCAGATGAGCCTTGTTTTTGACCCTGTCATCAACAGCTACCAGAACCAGCATGGCGTCGAGACAAGAGTGCCTTACTTCGGCTCCGCATATGGATTCTCGTACAAGGACGAGACGTAAGTTTCCAACATCTAGGAACTGTTTTATTTAACATTGAAAAGTCATTGTTTTTGTTCATCTCTACATAGGCTGAACACGGTTTTAGCACGTAGCGTTGTTGTTGCCTCTGCATGCCATGCTAGTTCAGAGACACCATGTCGATCGACGCAGCACAAGAGATCGCACTTTTAACTTTTGCTCTGTTATCTCATTGAGACATCTTGTTTCTCTTCTAGCTCTAAATCATCCATGCCCTCATATGAACTTATATTTCTCCTACTTGCTTAGGAGCAGAGCTATAAGCTTTAAGCTAATGCTCCCTCCGTTTGTGATACCAAGGCCTATAACTTTTTTTTCAAAAGTCAAACCATGAAAACTTTCATTAAGTTCTAGAGAAATTATCAAAACAGTAAAATATTATATATGTATCATACAAAACTATAAAATAATGATTTTGTATTGTAGATGATAATTTTTCTTCTGAGGACATGGACatagcccagtggttggggtcgcagtggcgcaccccaacgaCCAGAGTTTGAATTCTGTCAGGAACGAATTTCTGGAATTGTCACGCCGAGGTCCCGCTTCTGCTATATCATTTAGTGTCTAGTTCCTTCTGGCACTAATTCATTTTTTTGATAATTTTTTCTTCTAAAAACTTGGTGAAAGTTTACATAGTTTGATCTTTGAGAAAAATTAAACCCATTTTGCAGTAATAGGTACACCGGTTTTGCTAGGGAATAGACTTGAACTGTTTGGATTACAATAATCTACATTATGCTTGTTATGGTTAGAGTTTTCAGTATATATTTTTACAAGGCCTTAATAGGACGTGATGGTAAATTTCTTTCTGTAGTCACTATCGTACTCTATTTCCTACTTTTGTTTAGATTCAATGGCACTAGTTCTGCTCCCTTGTGTGTACTTCTAAGCTTTAACATTGATTAAAATTCTCCCCAGCTGCCCATTTTGTTGTAACGTAAGGCTCCGGAATGAACTGGAAGCACTTGGATATCGAGACGGAGATAACCTTTTCGGAGCTCCTTATGACATACGACATGCTCCACCACGGCCTGACAAATATTCACAGGTGTACTCTGAATATTTTGCTCATGTCAAGGATTTAGTGCAGAACGCAAGTGAAAAGAATGGGAACAAGCCGGTTATCTTCATCGGGCATAGCTTTGCTAGCAGGCTCATACTTGACTTTGTGAATTCGACTCCCCTTCAATGGAGGAAAAAATTCATCAAGCACCTGGTTCTACTCTCGCCAACACCACACACAGGCTTCATGGACGTAGTCGCGAACCTCGTTTCCGGACCGAGGGTATTTCCTTTCCCGAATGTTCCAAACCTTGCTTTGCGGCCAATGTGGTGGTCTTTCGCAAGTTCCCTCCTATCTCTACCATCCCCAATGGTGTTTGGCCACGAGCCACTCATAATCACCAAACATAGAAATTACTCGGCGTATGACTATCCAGATTTTCTTGCAGCACTGGGTTTCAGTATCAAAGGTGTGTCTCCCTTGACTAAATTGCCTCCTCCTACGGATATGAGAGTTGAGGCGCCAATGGTTCCGACAACAGTACTCAGCGGTTTTGGCATTGAAACAACGAAGCAAATGGTATTCTGGGACGGAAACTTTGATGTCTCCCCAGAACTTGtgtatggtgatggagatggggtCGTCAATTTTATTAGTGTGTTAGCATTCACTAAGGAACTGGAAAGGCAACAGGAGTTGGAGAACATATTCTTTAAATTCGTCAAGATTCCAAATGTTGCGCATGGTGACATTACTATTCAGGACCATTCGCTGAAGATCGTTCTCGATGAAGTTTTAGAAGCCAATTCTTGAAGATTCAAGTGATATACATGAGTAGTCATCAAGAGTAAAAGATTCGAGTGCTTGTTGTATGCAAAATCTCAATGATTGTAGTTGTAATGCTGCTATTTATCAAATGTACTATTTTAATTTAATGGTTATCTAAGAATACCTTTTGTGCATTATTTAATTTGTATTTATTTGTTCACCAAATGTTTTAGCATTTAGAAGTACACATAAATAGCAAAACACAACATTTATTCGAATATACATCACCTAAGAAATAAAACTAACCAAGGCCGGTGTGGCAGCACATTTCTCCCCTCGGTAGCCTGGGAGTTCAAGGGTgcgtttggttgcctgggccGAAATCGTGCATGCCTGGCGCAACGAGATGGGCACCTCTGCGCGTTGCGAACGGGCCGCGGGCTagttttggctcatcgtttggtaGCCTGTGCTGCACCGGCCCGAACAAAATTCCACATTGTTTGGATGCCTGGAGACAGCGTTCCATCTCTGTTAAGCCAGAGCACATGTGTTTGGTTGCCATTGTGGGCACCCTGACAACAGTTTCTCCTCACCACATTCAAATATGGTGACCTTACCATCATATAACGGCACACAAACTGACAAACAGCTCAAACACGATCATAAGCATAGCAAATACTTATACACAACGAACAGAGTACTTCAGAATTCCTAATCTAGCGTCAGAGTGGTAAGACGCTTGCCTAAACCTGGGGGCAGACtacccaggtccaaaagcagtGTTTAAAAGCCTCCTAGAGGCTAGCACAACAGTGAGATATGCACAAAAGAAGTGTTTATCAGCCTCCATAGAGGCCAGCACAACTACAGGATCAGACATAAATAGAGGCAGCGATGAAGCAGCAACACCTTAACGATGAGGATCAGCAAAAGGGCCCTCGCGGTGCCTCTTGCAGCCGAAGACGCTGGAGCAGGACGTCTCCTTCCTGAAGACGGCGACCTTGAAGCCGTCGTCCTGAGGGGTGAAGACAAGTGTGTCGTCAACGTGCAGCAAAATCTTGGCGCAAAACTCGCTCCAGGACTTGATGAACCCGACACGCTGCCCTGTCCACTGCAGCTGCACCTTCCACTCGCAACGCTCGCCCAAGTACAAGCAGACCTTCACCGGGAGGGccattgttcttgagcttgtactTCCTGATCAGGGGTTGCTCCATGTACGGCGAGGGCACGGAGGTCGTGGCTCTCCACCTGGACGAAGAACGCCGGCAGACGTGTATTGGCTGCGTGCCCCAGGTCAGCAGGACGGCCGACGTGAAGCCTTGGCGTTGTGATCTGGTGGTGGGATTCCATGAACGCTACGTTGGGATCACGCATCTGCACACGGACGGCATAGTCAATAGCGTCCAGTATGGGCCCGTCCAAGAAGAATTCCAGGAAGGGCCAGTTCTGCAGAAGCACAAGGAAGCATTGCCAAGCTCAAGCAGTGTCATGGACAGAAGCAAGCAATGACATGGACAAGCAAGCAATGGCATGGACAATCAAACAATGACATGGAAAATTAGAAGCATGGACAAGCAAGCAATGGCATGGACAAGCAAGCAATGGCATGGACAAGCAAGCAATGGCATGGATAGAAGCAAGCAATGGCATGGACAATCAGAAGCATGGACAAGCAGAAGCATGGACTTGACATTGTGCCAATGCCTAGAACAAGCATTGTGAAGCCAATCATGGTGGTTGAGCTTTGCATTGCCAAGCTCAAGCAATGTCATGGACAATGGCAATGCCAAGTTCAAGCAGTGTCATGGACTTGACATTGATGGTGCTTGAGCTTGGCATGGCAAGCATAAGCACATTGCAATGAATCCTATCTACATTCACATCTACAATGTCACATAAGCAGATTGAGTGAAGGTACTTACGATTGGGTGGTGCGACAGCGGCCCACTCTAAGGAGGAAGAGGACCAAATccgggtggtggaggaggaggcggagccggaGCATAGGTCCTCAGCGACGGCGGCGATGCAGCGGTCGGGAAGCGGGGCGCCGATGGTGCTATCGTCTACCGCCGAGCACGAGGTCGGCCGAACCCCAGCGGCGGCGGGACGGGAGGCGCGCCATTGGGGGTAGGCGGACACGGCatgctgaaagaacatctctcatattatgttttgtgtgtttgatgtcaatatatgtgatacactaatggttgtttaagtggtacagggattacatagatacatgtgtttgtgtgttggatgtggtcagtgctGTCTAAAAGCATTTGCAAAAATGTTcaacaggccggataatccgggccggatatttccaaaatatccggccccctcgaatttggctaaggacttgaggttatgctgctcagtataggggccggacatttgcccggatattgtcctggttttgtcccagggccggattatccgggccggacatttcaggaatatccggccccctcgaatttggctaaggacttgaggttatgctgctcagtataggggccggacttttgcccggatattgtcctggttttgtcccaggtccggattatccgggccggatatttcaggaatatccgcccccctcgaaaatggctaaggacctggAAATTTGCTTCTCTGACTAGGGGCCGGACAATTGCCCGGACTTTGTCATGGTTTTGTACCAGGAGGCaggattatccggggggcggattatccggccctaacttagggcggattatccggccccccgaaaagctcaacggctggattttggggaggggtatttatacccctcttcttcttccttacccctttgctcaatcattgcacaagaaatctgccaagcttcacctccattagagccacctcaagaaacacaagatttgcaagatctccttccttccccaaccaaatctcttgatctttggagattcgaaggagaagccatcgatctacatcctcaccgaagcgtttttcattttcccctcatttgtttgagggatctcatgctagtgttcctatttggttccctagttgatttgtgttgatgtgttgttgttgattgttgtattgttacagatttgggagcctccaattcagttgtggatgtgtgccccaagaaccttgtaaaggcccggtttccgcctcgaggaaatcccttagtggaagtgggctaggccttcgtggtgttgctcacaggagatttgagtgaagcctttgtggctgttggtttggcttgcgtagcaaccacactcctccaaacgtagacgtaccttcttgcaaaggaagggaactacgggaatcatctccgtgtcatcgcgtgctccactctcggttacctctatcccattctatctcctatatattgcgtagctatatcttgcttagttgattaccttgtcatataggtaaattcacttagttgcatatctagagaatttacctttgtgtcaagcctaaattgaaaaagaactaaaaattggttagcacctattcaccccccctctaggtgcggcatacgatcctttcaattggtatcagagcctcggctcttatttcgggcttaaccgcttaagagtatgccggacgaggagccCTCGGAAGGGGTCGCCAAGACGGTCTccatggaagacttcaattcgttgaagtcctccatggaagcccaaatggaaagcatgaaaaaaatgattgccgagcttttggctccggtccttcccaaggctcccattgtagaggtaaaggacacgggtgcgttagatgAGGGAGATGCTTCGGAATTACCcccatctaccaaacccgtggaaggtgataacttaaacaccgtcaaatctcccattgcatctcctaggggaactagtgggggtgagagctacaatcgagtacctccaccttctctatctcccgatataccggttccccatccccatttgaacattcggggcgacccacctaagttttctattgataatttcgatacttggcaatttgagttccgctctcatgtttgcagtgcctccaatgaactttggagaatcatcttggaaggcttcaagccattcaaccccgacaagttgactagaagagaagcggttgacagtcaactcaacaacaccgccttgcacatgattcaaactagtgtggggacaaaggacttgcatcgtgttcggaactacaccaccgccaaggaagcttgggatggattggccgcgagttgcattggaagtgagagcacaaggaggaacaagtataatgctcttaagaataaagccgaagggttcatgaggctaccggatgaagatcatgaagtcatgtatggaagacttctcaccgttgccgatgccttccggcttattggtgccacccacatcaatgacccttggatcaaggagaagtacattgaatgcatgatgccatttgtacccattgacgtcaagactcttgtggggagggaatgctattcctctctcacctctcaacaagtcgtgcacgagatgcaagctctcaaggtgcttgaggaaacctctcatgactctcgcaatcgagctcttggaatgacaaaaggttccaaccttgccttggcggtcaactccgttgaggaagtgattcctcaagaatcttatagggcatcttggagtttgtcctatccggaagatttgcaatgccactaccatgatcacatggccttccatgcaaagtccttttgggttgatccatccaaggccaaggaagacaacatcaagagaaacaacaaaagtgggttcactagctttggtccaaagacaagatcatgctacaattgtgatgacaagcgccacttcattgctgaatgcccctatgagaatagagagcttcataatgggaggctcattcccaaggacaagagcaaagacacaaagggcaaatattcaaaagcccccaacaagaaattctacaaaaacaagaccaagaagggcaagaggccctcaaaagttgtgctagtaacaagggaagaatattcttccgatgaagtgggaagctctagtagtgaggaagatgaagaaagctcaaaggaattggccgccatcatcaccaccaacattccctcttcatctctctttgactctcccaatgagaatcctcatatcaagaatgcacattgcttcatggcaaggtcctccttggacacatctattgtgctatcaactcaagaagagtatacctccggagatgatgatgttgatgatgaagaagatgcaacctctaatggattggtcgcttttGCCtcactctccactaactcttcatcaccaagtgaatcccccaatgaggtcattcatgtggaagaagaaagttgcctcatggctaaatcctccgaggtatcatcccctaacccctctatgcctaacatatctagtgatctaggggttgatgatgctagtctaaaagtgaaacaagaaatgctagagtttgatgatttcattctcaacctacaaggtaacactaaaaagcatgtttcaaatcttatggttcgtatagctcaacaaaatgatattcttgagaaaaagggtcaaatagagagagaagactctcttgaaatccatgctcttaaaaatgctcttgaggaaagtcaagaaaccatagcttctcttgaggagaggctagaaactcttgaagatcctcaagataaaattaacaagctcactaaagctagggatcttgctagagctaagtctaaagtgctttcaaaggaaaaggccaaatttggtgttgatcatgagaaacttgtgagagatctagatgatctagacaaggcacacaaagccttgaagagtgaatactctctcctctccaagtcttatgagcaacttcaaattaggctcgattcatatgacatacctagtacctctactccttcatgtgatcatgcaaatattattgaggaaaatgctaggttgaaggatgaacttgctaaggcctcctctccccaaagtaaactttccttggatgatcttttgagtaagcaaagatcaaacaatgggaaggagggccttggttttaatgccaaggcaaagaaggcaaacaagcacaaggccaagcccgcacaagagaagaagaaagccatcactaatggtgaagcctcCAAGGGCAACACCataaatgatgatgatgcgggaattgataaccctcactatgttctatttaaagattattatggtgatgtttatgctaaatatgttggcccatatgatggttatgttgcttggtctatttgggtcccaaaggcccttgttgctaacaaaagaggacccattgagaaatgggtacctaaatccaagaattgatctcatgtaggactatgccgccggaggatcaaaatgggtacttgatagtggatgtacaagtcatatgaccggcggcaagaacctcgtcaaggagttgaggcctaacataaacaacatcaccgtctcctttggcgataattctacatccgaggtattgggttttggcaaggttgtggttgcacacaacattactcttgtggatgtcatgcttgtcaaaacccttggttacaatttactttccgtttccgcccttggcaagatgggtttcgccgtctttattgataatgatattgtggtccgcttgtggagcaagactctaaaagtcgcattcgttgggtatcgcgaacacaacttgtatgtggtggacttttcggggactaccacgacaagtgcgatgtgcctattcggaaaggcggacgtgggttggttgtg
It includes:
- the LOC127317997 gene encoding lecithin-cholesterol acyltransferase-like 1, whose product is MAMNTVFLGLLQLLLLLLPPSLRDYLGAGPSDRGVDQQLQVYHPIILQGGFGCPNLEARLTDAYTPSLPRCGALKGKGWFPLWNGTGDLLNHHYMRCFEEQMSLVFDPVINSYQNQHGVETRVPYFGSAYGFSYKDETCPFCCNVRLRNELEALGYRDGDNLFGAPYDIRHAPPRPDKYSQVYSEYFAHVKDLVQNASEKNGNKPVIFIGHSFASRLILDFVNSTPLQWRKKFIKHLVLLSPTPHTGFMDVVANLVSGPRVFPFPNVPNLALRPMWWSFASSLLSLPSPMVFGHEPLIITKHRNYSAYDYPDFLAALGFSIKGVSPLTKLPPPTDMRVEAPMVPTTVLSGFGIETTKQMVFWDGNFDVSPELVYGDGDGVVNFISVLAFTKELERQQELENIFFKFVKIPNVAHGDITIQDHSLKIVLDEVLEANS